A stretch of the Desulforamulus ferrireducens genome encodes the following:
- a CDS encoding tetratricopeptide repeat-containing glycosyltransferase, with protein sequence MTRLKIAVYAICKNEEKFVDRWMDSMQEADLVVVADTGSTDRTVEKLKARGAMVYEIKVEPWRFDVARNIALSFVPGDVDVCVSTDLDEVIEPGWREKIEKAWTPQTTGLKYMFTRRFNPDGSRGLTFWKDKIHHRHGFRWIYPIHEVLAYYGEKPEHYIWEPGIQVNHYPDTTKSRGQYLPLLELSVKEDPDNDRNTHYLGREYMYYGMWDKCIATLQKHLSLPRAQWKDERCASMRFIARAYQAKRNYKEAKIWLYKAIAEAPYLREPYMEFAKLAYQERDWPAVYHMVEETLKIKERPATYIYELFAWDATVYDLGSLSCYELGMFDKSYEMVQKAVEMSPHNERLKNNLAIIKAKVEGLKQRRD encoded by the coding sequence TTGACTAGGTTAAAAATTGCTGTTTACGCTATTTGCAAAAATGAAGAAAAATTTGTTGACCGTTGGATGGATTCCATGCAAGAAGCGGATCTGGTAGTTGTAGCGGATACCGGCTCCACAGACAGAACGGTAGAAAAATTAAAGGCCAGGGGTGCCATGGTCTATGAAATAAAAGTTGAACCCTGGCGGTTCGATGTGGCCAGAAATATCGCCTTAAGTTTTGTGCCAGGAGATGTTGATGTTTGTGTTTCCACTGACTTAGATGAGGTAATCGAGCCTGGTTGGCGGGAAAAAATAGAAAAGGCTTGGACACCGCAAACCACCGGCTTAAAATACATGTTTACCAGAAGATTTAATCCCGATGGCTCCCGGGGACTTACCTTTTGGAAAGACAAAATTCATCACAGGCACGGTTTTAGATGGATTTACCCGATCCATGAGGTATTGGCATATTATGGTGAAAAACCAGAACACTACATCTGGGAACCTGGCATTCAAGTCAATCATTATCCTGATACAACCAAGTCCAGAGGACAATATCTGCCTTTATTAGAACTCTCCGTCAAAGAAGATCCGGATAATGATCGCAATACCCATTATCTTGGACGGGAGTATATGTACTATGGCATGTGGGATAAGTGCATTGCTACCTTGCAAAAACATTTGTCCCTGCCCAGGGCCCAATGGAAAGATGAACGCTGCGCCTCCATGCGCTTTATTGCCAGAGCCTATCAAGCCAAGAGAAATTACAAAGAAGCCAAAATTTGGTTGTATAAAGCCATTGCTGAGGCACCCTATTTACGGGAACCTTATATGGAGTTTGCCAAACTGGCCTATCAGGAACGAGACTGGCCAGCGGTCTATCATATGGTGGAGGAAACCTTAAAGATAAAAGAACGACCCGCCACTTATATCTATGAGTTATTTGCCTGGGATGCCACCGTTTACGACCTGGGGTCTTTAAGCTGCTACGAATTGGGCATGTTTGATAAATCCTATGAAATGGTACAAAAGGCAGTGGAAATGTCTCCCCATAACGAGAGGTTAAAAAATAATTTGGCAATTATTAAAGCCAAAGTAGAAGGGCTTAAGCAAAGAAGGGATTAA
- a CDS encoding glycosyltransferase — protein MTYSTQAGKLWIEFVTKKLIKKCPNSILDIGAGSGAYSDLLKAKLPGTTFTALEVWEPYIAKYHLEKKYDTILQLDVRNFSPETTYGITILGNVLEYLSQEEAVEVYNNLLKSSHFVIISIPINKCSQATPKDNPYEKIQKDDWSHEGVLATFEHIVLHHLDNEIGVYLGVNPQHHSFEEVSRLVKPSLAVYGIYKNEEQHMERFLRSVQTADEIVLCDTGSTDQTNQIISQFKETHPHVNLRVYSICVSPWRFDDARNTSLSLVSPDIDLCISLDIDQYLMDGWKEYLIDNWEVGYTKYCHRQRTIIGGENTLDDWSEKIHSRSGYTWKLPVYEILEYNKQEKIKKLPDFWVYHEPAPDKERLNILPLLEQSVKEKKDIWQSWSYLAEEYLSSGRYGAALQALETALELKDSDKAYLYKQQYLVYKAQNQVNLALLSLSNVILHLPERREPYFEKALYLHQLDRHLEAYATLKEGKNFTNKILDRHYNPAAWHTEFDQWLTKLRELAQEEVINFD, from the coding sequence TTGAATTTGTAACCAAAAAACTAATTAAAAAATGTCCTAACTCTATCTTAGACATTGGTGCCGGCTCAGGAGCCTACTCCGATTTATTAAAGGCAAAACTACCTGGCACCACCTTTACAGCTCTGGAAGTTTGGGAACCTTACATTGCTAAATACCATTTAGAAAAAAAATATGATACAATCCTGCAGCTGGATGTGCGAAATTTTAGCCCCGAAACTACCTATGGTATCACCATTTTGGGCAATGTGCTGGAGTATCTGAGCCAGGAAGAAGCCGTTGAGGTTTATAATAACTTACTTAAGTCCAGTCATTTTGTCATTATCAGTATCCCTATAAACAAATGTTCCCAGGCCACCCCTAAAGATAACCCCTATGAAAAAATACAAAAGGATGATTGGTCCCACGAAGGGGTCCTCGCCACCTTTGAGCATATAGTCTTGCATCATCTTGACAATGAAATAGGTGTTTATCTTGGCGTAAATCCCCAACACCATTCCTTTGAGGAAGTTAGCCGGTTAGTTAAACCATCCCTGGCTGTCTACGGTATTTATAAAAACGAAGAGCAACATATGGAAAGATTTTTGCGTTCTGTGCAAACCGCAGACGAAATCGTTCTCTGCGATACAGGCTCCACTGATCAGACAAATCAGATTATCAGCCAATTTAAAGAAACCCATCCACATGTCAATCTAAGGGTTTATTCTATTTGTGTTTCCCCCTGGCGGTTTGATGATGCTCGCAACACCTCCCTTTCTTTAGTCAGCCCGGACATTGACCTTTGTATTTCTTTAGACATTGACCAGTACTTAATGGATGGTTGGAAAGAGTATTTAATAGACAACTGGGAAGTGGGCTACACCAAATATTGCCATAGGCAGAGAACCATCATCGGCGGAGAAAATACCTTGGATGATTGGTCAGAGAAAATCCACAGCCGTAGCGGCTATACCTGGAAGCTTCCTGTCTATGAAATCTTGGAGTACAACAAACAGGAAAAAATAAAAAAATTGCCTGACTTCTGGGTCTACCATGAGCCGGCTCCAGACAAAGAACGTCTTAATATTCTTCCCCTGCTGGAGCAATCTGTGAAAGAAAAAAAAGATATTTGGCAATCGTGGAGTTATCTGGCGGAGGAATACTTGTCCAGCGGCCGATATGGAGCAGCTCTCCAAGCTCTGGAGACCGCTTTAGAGCTTAAGGACAGTGATAAAGCCTATCTTTACAAGCAACAATACTTAGTTTACAAAGCGCAAAATCAAGTTAATTTAGCCCTCTTGAGCTTAAGTAATGTAATCCTCCACTTGCCGGAGCGCAGGGAACCTTATTTTGAAAAGGCTCTCTATTTACATCAACTGGACCGCCATCTGGAAGCCTATGCTACTCTCAAAGAAGGTAAAAATTTTACCAATAAAATATTAGACCGCCATTATAACCCGGCAGCCTGGCACACTGAGTTTGATCAGTGGCTGACTAAACTCCGGGAACTGGCGCAAGAAGAAGTGATTAATTTTGACTAG